The Cellvibrio zantedeschiae genomic sequence GCGTAATAAATTGGTTGAAGCCTACAAAGATGTCATGAGTATGCCTATTTAACGGCGTTTTATTTCCAGCGTTGTCACTCATCAATAAGTAGTTAGTAAAAGGTTTTCGATATGGCCACCACAGCAGATGCAAATCTCCCAACAAAATCCAAAGGTCGCGGCGGCGATTTGGCAGAAGGTTTTAGCAGCCTGAATTTATTTCGCCAGATTGGATTAATGATTGCCTTGGCGGCGAGTGTTGCCATAGGTTTTGCTGTGGTTTTGTGGACGCAAGGCGAAGACTATCGTCCGTTGATGGGCCGCATGGATAATTTGGATGCAGGTAGCGTTGCACAAGTGCTCGAACAAAATCGTATTAAATTTAAAATGGATAACAACACAGGTGCGATTCTGGTTGCTGCCGAAGACATCCATGTTGCGCGTATGAAAATTGCGGAAGTTGGCTTACCTGGCAGTGCAACACCAGGCTTCGAGTTAATGGATAAAGAACAGCCTTTAGGTACCAGTCAATTTGTAGAAAGCACTCGTTATCAACGCAGTATTGAAGGTGAATTAGCGCGCACCATTACCAGTATTAGCAGTATTCGCAGCGCGCGCGTGCATTTGGCTTTACCAAAGAAAACTGTGTTTGTGCGCGATGCATCCAAACCTACAGCATCCGTTTTTGTAGAAGTTTTTGCAGGCCGCACTGTGGAACCTGCGCAAGTAAAAGCGATTATGAATTTAGTGGCGTCCAGCGTGCCTGATTTAAAAATGGCGGACGTAACCGTGGTAGATCAACACGGTGACTTGTTGTCTACCGGCGAAGACAGCCAGGATTTAATGCTTGCTACCAAGCAACACGATTATGCGAAAACTGTTGAAGAGGCCATGATGAAACGCATCAGTGGAATTCTTGAACCTGTTGTCGGCAACGGAAAATTCCGCACCCAAGTAAGTGCCGATATTGATTTCACCGCCGTAGAACAAGCGGCAGAAACATTTAATCCAGATCTTCCCGCTGTACGCAGTGAGCAAAAATTAATTGAATCAAAAGCAGGCGGTGCCGACGCAGCTGGAATTCCCGGCGCGTTAACGAATCAACCTCCAGCCAATGCGCAAGCGCCAGAACAAGCTGCGCCGCAAGAAGGCCAAGCCGCTGCACCTAAACCAGCAACTAATAACCGCGAACAATCCACCCGTAATTTTGAGCTTGATCGAACTGTCAGTTATACCAAACATCAGCAGGGCACACTCAAACGTCTAACCGTTGCAGTGGTAGTGGATGATAAAATTATTAAAAATGAAGATGGCACTGAAACACATCAACCATGGTCTGCAAATGAGTTGGAACGCTTGGCTATACTGGTGAGAGATTCAGTCGGTTTCTCGGCTGTGCGTGGCGACAGTGTTAATGTATTGAATGCGCCTTTCACTGCTGGCGTTGAAGTTCCTGAAACAGAATTACCCTCCGTACCTTGGTGGGAAAAGTGGTTGATGCCGCATATCAAATCTATTGCCAGCGTTATCATTATTTTGGCGTTGATCTTTGGTTTGCTACGCCCTGTATTTAAAAGTTTGGCGCGCAACGGTGGCAGCATTGCCGAACAAGAAGAAGCACGTCAGTTAGCGGCGCTAGAAGCAGCGGGCCTTGGCGGAATGGAAGGGGTTTCTGACGAAACCGTAACCTTGTCCGGTGGCAGTGCACTTTTACTCGGTGGTCCTGAACAAGGCTACGAACAACAGCTTAACGCGATTAAAGGTTTGATCGCAGATGACCCTGGCCGTGTGGCACAAGTGGTTAAAAAATGGGTCAATCAAGGCGAATAAACCAAGCGAAGCTAATGGTAGGGTGAATAAAGGCTATGGCTAATACTCCAGAAAAAGCCGGTGAAAAAACCAAAACAAAACTGCGCCCCGTAGATCAGGCCGCTATTTTGCTCATGTCGTTGGGTGAGCAAGACGCCGCTGAAATTTTGAAACATATGGGTCCGAAAGAAGTGCAGCGCATAGGCGCCGCCATGACCCAATTGAACAACGTGCAACAAACCGATGTCCAAGCGGTAATGGGCAACTTCCTTGAAGAAGTGCGCACCTTGACCGGTTTAGGTGTTGGCGCCGACGGTTACATTCGCAAAATGTTGGTGACCGCATTGGGCGAAGATAAAGCCAACGGTCTTATTGATCGTATTTTGCTGGGGGGTAATACCACCGGTTTGGATACGCTTAAATGGATGGATGCACGTTCCGTTGCCGATATCATTCGTAACGAACACCCGCAGATCCAAGCCATCGTAATTGCTTATTTGGACGCAGATCAGTCTGCCGAAATTTTGACGTATTTTCCGGAAAAAGTTCGTCTCGATATTATGATGCGCGTTGCATCACTCGACACAGTTCAACCCAGCGCCTTGCAAGAATTAAATGATATTTTGGAAAAACAATTCTCCGGTAATGCTGCATCGCAAACCAAAGCCATGGGCGGTTATAAAGTGGCTGCGGAAATTATGAACAATTTGGACGGCTCAATCGAAGCAGATTTGATGGACTCCATCAAAGAAGTGGACGAAGACATGGGCAACCAGATTCAAGACCTTATGTTCGTGTTCGAAAACCTCAAAGACGTGGAAGATCGTGGCATTCAAGCATTGTTGCGCGAAGTTTCTTCCGAGGTTCTTATTGTTGCGCTTAAAGGTGCGGACGACGAGCTCAAAGAAAAAATCTTCAAAAATATGTCCAAACGTGCAGCAGAACTTTTGCGCGACGATTTGGAAACCAAACCACCAATGCGTTTGGCCGACGTAGAAGCCGCGCAAAAAGAAATTCTTACTACTGCACGCCGCATGGCCGATTCTGGCGAAAT encodes the following:
- the fliG gene encoding flagellar motor switch protein FliG, with product MANTPEKAGEKTKTKLRPVDQAAILLMSLGEQDAAEILKHMGPKEVQRIGAAMTQLNNVQQTDVQAVMGNFLEEVRTLTGLGVGADGYIRKMLVTALGEDKANGLIDRILLGGNTTGLDTLKWMDARSVADIIRNEHPQIQAIVIAYLDADQSAEILTYFPEKVRLDIMMRVASLDTVQPSALQELNDILEKQFSGNAASQTKAMGGYKVAAEIMNNLDGSIEADLMDSIKEVDEDMGNQIQDLMFVFENLKDVEDRGIQALLREVSSEVLIVALKGADDELKEKIFKNMSKRAAELLRDDLETKPPMRLADVEAAQKEILTTARRMADSGEIMLGGGGEAMV
- the fliF gene encoding flagellar basal-body MS-ring/collar protein FliF; amino-acid sequence: MATTADANLPTKSKGRGGDLAEGFSSLNLFRQIGLMIALAASVAIGFAVVLWTQGEDYRPLMGRMDNLDAGSVAQVLEQNRIKFKMDNNTGAILVAAEDIHVARMKIAEVGLPGSATPGFELMDKEQPLGTSQFVESTRYQRSIEGELARTITSISSIRSARVHLALPKKTVFVRDASKPTASVFVEVFAGRTVEPAQVKAIMNLVASSVPDLKMADVTVVDQHGDLLSTGEDSQDLMLATKQHDYAKTVEEAMMKRISGILEPVVGNGKFRTQVSADIDFTAVEQAAETFNPDLPAVRSEQKLIESKAGGADAAGIPGALTNQPPANAQAPEQAAPQEGQAAAPKPATNNREQSTRNFELDRTVSYTKHQQGTLKRLTVAVVVDDKIIKNEDGTETHQPWSANELERLAILVRDSVGFSAVRGDSVNVLNAPFTAGVEVPETELPSVPWWEKWLMPHIKSIASVIIILALIFGLLRPVFKSLARNGGSIAEQEEARQLAALEAAGLGGMEGVSDETVTLSGGSALLLGGPEQGYEQQLNAIKGLIADDPGRVAQVVKKWVNQGE